In Epinephelus lanceolatus isolate andai-2023 chromosome 16, ASM4190304v1, whole genome shotgun sequence, one DNA window encodes the following:
- the polr1f gene encoding DNA-directed RNA polymerase I subunit RPA43 yields the protein MANLKHAEDEPKHVRMSGEVSATGAEVTPTEESSLPGGGAGALPCSVPSFAAASELLSAPYSCLVMNTHRRHVALPPVYLNKKRTGIQEELEAELLKFSQSLKGVPLAYDNIRIVGQHGAIYNDSGYIHMDIEANFIVFQPRKGQTLIGNVNKLGASHVGCLVHGCFNASIPKPNLVSMETWRDAGPRIGAELEFEVTTLDADTAGVLLIRGRLNRTRVQELLALCESSESGAPADQPEPPETEPNPEPTEESPEDTPKKKKKKKKDKVKEEEREGEVTGTPSCQLDGNTTLELNGTVNEADGEKKKKKKKKKEKHVKEEEVEVELSAMEVHGSDSSGYVSDKPSKKRRRETGTDVTSGFSEGPETPKSKKKRKNDIEQFA from the exons ATGGCGAACTTGAAGCATGCAGAAGACGAACCAAAACATGTGAGAATGTCAGGTGAAGTATCCGCCACCGGCGCTGAAGTCACGCCAACAGAGGAGTCCTCTTTACCGGGCGGAGGTGCGGGCGCGCTCCCGTGCTCCGTCCCGTCGTTCGCGGCCGCCTCAGAGCTGCTGTCAGCGCCGTACTCGTGTCTGGTGATGAACACGCACCGGAGACACGTCGCCCTTCCGCCCGTGTACCTGAACAAGAAGAGGACAGGTattcaggaggagctggaggccGAGCTGCTCAAGTTCTCTCAGAG TCTAAAGGGAGTACCCCTGGCTTACGACAACATCAGGATAGTGGGCCAGCACGGAGCCATCTACAACGACAGCGGCTACATCCACATGGACATAGAGGCCAACTTTATTGTCTTTCAGCCCCGAAAAGGACAGACACTGATA GGTAACGTGAATAAACTAGGAGCAAGCCACGTGGGCTGCCTGGTGCACGGCTGCTTCAACGCCAGCATCCCTAAACCCAACCTGGTGTCTATGGAAACCTGGCGGGACGCAGGGCCCAGAATCGGAGCAGAGCTGGAGTTCGAGGTGACTACACTTGACGCTGACACTGCGGGGGTGCTGCTGATCAGAGGACGGCTGAACAGGACCAG ggtgCAAGAGCTGCTGGCCTTGTGTGAGAGCTCAGAGTCAGGCGCCCCCGCAGACCAGCCAGAGCCACCAGAGACAGAACCGAACCCAGAACCCACAGAGGAGTCTCCTGAAGACACccccaagaagaagaagaaaaagaagaaggacaaagtcaaagaggaggagagagaaggggaggtGACAGGTACACCCTCCTGCCAGCTGGATGGCAACACGACATTAGAGCTGAACGGAACAGTGAATGAGGCAGACggtgagaaaaagaagaagaagaaaaagaaaaaggagaaacaTGTGAAAGAAGAGGAGGTTGAGGTTGAGCTCTCTGCAATGGAGGTCCACGGCAGTGACTCGAGCGGCTATGTTAGTGACAAGCCAAGCAAAAAGAGGAGACGTGAAACTGGGACAGATGTCACATCTGGTTTTAGTGAAGGTCCTGAAACACCAAAATccaagaagaagaggaaaaatgaCATTGAGCAGTTTGCCTGA